The Peribacillus simplex genome contains a region encoding:
- the pabB gene encoding aminodeoxychorismate synthase component I, producing MKREDPISLIFHFTDKQGDSRPLYFTNPKKVLTAHSIGDVLPKFQKVQEAIQQGHYAAGYVSYEAAPAFEKSFKVKDGAKMPLLWFGIFDKPEELPEKMTGAFNLADWQSETDSNTYHSGFQRIKSEIEKGNTYQVNYTMRLQSQFEGDDFAFFDRLKRAQRSNYSAYLNVGTHRILSASPELFFRWEDGQLITRPMKGTVKRGTTLKMDQLNADWLAASEKNQAENYMIVDLLRNDLGMIAEPGSVKVPQLKAIEKYPTVWQMTSTITADTNPETTIIDIFKALFPCGSITGAPKIKTMEIIADIENSPREVYCGAIGFITPESEAVFNVPIRTVVIDKATGKAEYGVGGGITWDSELTEEYDEAFLKAKLLTVERPAYKLLESMKLKDGEYYLLNDHIDRMKQSADYFDYRFSESYLRDLLQKYAELNHGTLQKVRVLLNENGEIEVSGQAIKPLDSEFKAILAEAPISSANPFLFHKTTNRDVYEGFQINNPDFQDVLLWNEEGFITEFTNGNVVVKINGDLYTPPVDSGLLAGTYRQDLIRKKEIKEKPISKDDLNNAEEIWFINSVRGKLKVNLTF from the coding sequence ATGAAACGAGAAGATCCTATATCCTTAATATTTCACTTCACAGATAAGCAAGGTGACAGCCGGCCCCTTTATTTTACGAACCCGAAAAAAGTGTTAACCGCCCATTCAATCGGGGATGTCCTTCCCAAATTCCAAAAAGTACAGGAAGCGATTCAACAGGGGCATTACGCGGCGGGATATGTTTCCTATGAAGCTGCACCTGCTTTTGAAAAATCTTTTAAAGTAAAAGATGGTGCCAAAATGCCATTATTATGGTTCGGGATTTTTGATAAACCAGAAGAATTACCTGAAAAAATGACCGGGGCATTTAATTTAGCTGACTGGCAATCAGAAACGGATTCAAATACCTATCATTCCGGGTTTCAAAGAATAAAATCCGAAATCGAGAAAGGCAATACGTATCAAGTCAATTATACGATGCGTTTGCAATCCCAGTTCGAAGGAGATGACTTCGCTTTCTTTGATCGCTTGAAGAGAGCCCAACGCTCGAACTATAGTGCTTATTTGAATGTGGGGACACATCGAATCCTATCGGCTTCACCCGAGTTGTTTTTCCGTTGGGAAGATGGTCAGCTGATTACTCGCCCCATGAAAGGAACGGTAAAACGGGGAACGACACTGAAAATGGATCAGCTCAATGCAGACTGGTTAGCAGCCTCGGAAAAGAATCAAGCTGAAAATTACATGATTGTGGATTTGCTCAGAAATGATTTGGGAATGATTGCAGAACCTGGAAGTGTCAAGGTTCCACAGCTTAAGGCAATTGAAAAATATCCGACCGTTTGGCAAATGACATCCACGATTACAGCCGATACGAATCCCGAAACAACAATCATTGATATATTCAAGGCCCTTTTTCCATGTGGATCGATAACAGGTGCACCTAAAATAAAAACGATGGAAATCATCGCTGATATCGAGAATTCACCACGTGAAGTTTATTGCGGTGCAATCGGGTTTATCACCCCTGAATCCGAAGCCGTTTTTAATGTGCCGATTCGTACAGTCGTGATCGATAAGGCAACAGGGAAAGCTGAGTATGGGGTAGGAGGGGGAATCACTTGGGATTCCGAGTTAACGGAAGAATATGACGAAGCCTTTTTAAAAGCCAAATTATTGACGGTGGAAAGGCCTGCTTACAAACTTTTGGAATCGATGAAACTCAAGGATGGCGAATATTATTTGTTGAATGATCATATCGATCGGATGAAACAATCCGCTGATTACTTCGATTACCGATTCTCTGAATCGTATTTAAGAGATCTGCTCCAAAAGTATGCGGAATTAAACCATGGGACGTTGCAAAAGGTAAGGGTACTACTTAATGAAAATGGTGAAATTGAAGTCTCCGGACAAGCAATCAAGCCCCTTGATTCAGAATTTAAGGCCATCTTGGCTGAAGCTCCCATATCAAGTGCAAATCCATTTCTATTTCATAAGACCACCAATCGTGATGTATATGAAGGCTTCCAGATTAATAATCCCGACTTCCAGGATGTACTGCTTTGGAATGAAGAAGGATTCATCACCGAATTCACGAACGGAAATGTAGTGGTGAAGATAAATGGTGACCTCTATACCCCTCCTGTGGACTCAGGTCTCCTTGCTGGAACATACCGTCAAGACTTGATCAGGAAGAAGGAAATCAAAGAAAAACCCATTTCAAAGGATGACCTGAATAACGCTGAGGAAATTTGGTTCATTAATAGCGTGCGAGGGAAATTAAAAGTCAATTTAACTTTCTAA
- a CDS encoding LLM class flavin-dependent oxidoreductase — MNADQHAKKLSDISFSVLDLASIVEGGTVSGAFKNTVELAKQAEQWNYNRFWVAEHHSMPGIASSATSVLIGYVAGRTERIRVGSGGIMLPNHAPLVIAEQFGTLEAMYPGRIDLGLGRAPGSDQFTAMALRGDVRNNGQDFPEQLAQLRSYLDADSKHNRVRAIPGEGQDIPIWLLGSSGFSAALSAQLGLPFSFASHFSPENTQPALARYRNNFQPSDVLDKPYVMVGINVFAADTTEEAQRIATSYQQQFLNLIRNTPGQLAPPVDTMEGLWTEYEKAIVMKQLNASIIGNPKEVKEQLQAFLNETQADEMIINSAIYDQDARLRSYEIIAEVTGMK; from the coding sequence ATGAATGCTGATCAACATGCAAAAAAACTTAGCGACATTTCTTTTTCCGTTCTGGATCTGGCTTCTATCGTTGAGGGTGGTACAGTTTCGGGAGCTTTTAAAAATACAGTAGAATTAGCTAAACAAGCGGAGCAATGGAATTACAATCGTTTCTGGGTTGCAGAACACCATAGCATGCCTGGGATTGCAAGCTCTGCAACGTCCGTGCTTATAGGCTATGTTGCAGGTAGGACGGAAAGAATTCGTGTGGGTTCTGGAGGCATAATGCTACCGAATCATGCACCGCTCGTTATCGCAGAACAATTTGGAACATTGGAAGCAATGTATCCTGGTAGAATAGATTTAGGACTGGGGCGTGCTCCGGGAAGCGACCAATTTACAGCCATGGCACTCCGGGGTGATGTGCGTAATAACGGCCAGGATTTTCCTGAACAATTGGCACAGCTCCGTAGCTACTTAGATGCGGATTCTAAACATAATCGTGTTCGCGCCATCCCTGGCGAAGGACAGGATATCCCGATTTGGCTGCTTGGTTCAAGCGGCTTCAGTGCAGCATTATCAGCACAGCTGGGATTGCCATTTTCATTTGCAAGCCATTTTTCCCCTGAAAATACTCAACCAGCATTAGCTCGTTACCGCAATAATTTCCAACCATCAGACGTTCTCGATAAACCTTATGTCATGGTTGGTATCAATGTATTTGCAGCTGATACTACGGAAGAAGCGCAAAGGATTGCTACATCTTATCAACAGCAGTTCTTGAATTTGATACGGAACACGCCTGGTCAACTTGCTCCTCCAGTTGATACGATGGAAGGCCTTTGGACAGAATATGAAAAGGCCATTGTCATGAAACAGCTGAACGCTTCCATTATAGGAAATCCAAAAGAGGTTAAAGAGCAGTTGCAGGCATTTTTAAATGAAACACAGGCGGATGAAATGATTATAAACTCTGCCATTTATGATCAGGATGCACGCCTTCGTTCTTATGAAATCATTGCAGAAGTTACTGGAATGAAATAA
- a CDS encoding LLM class flavin-dependent oxidoreductase, with the protein MKLSILDQSPIASGQSAQEALQASLQLAQEGDRLGYSRIWLTEHHDLPGLACSVPEVLISYIGGQTKNIRIGSGAVLLPHYKPYRIAETYNMLATLFPGRIDMGLGRAPGGSAEATMALSDNFLQNVYKMPELVQELLYFLRDEFPKEHPFSNVSAAPIPMVPPEPWILGTSGKSAKLAAENGTAYAFGEFMSESDGVQSFHQYREDFQIKGLLKAPKTIVTVSAICAETEERAKEIALSNILWKIQSGQGERKQVPSIEEVMNHVWTEKEKALMETMNKKLIFGTPSQVKYRLFEIQEKYQADEMMLMTITHKLEDRLNSFRLIAREILNS; encoded by the coding sequence ATGAAACTGAGCATTTTGGATCAATCCCCAATTGCATCGGGACAGTCAGCACAAGAAGCATTGCAGGCATCACTACAACTAGCACAAGAAGGGGATAGACTTGGTTATAGCAGAATCTGGTTAACTGAACATCATGATCTGCCGGGATTGGCCTGTTCCGTTCCAGAGGTTTTAATAAGCTACATTGGTGGACAAACAAAAAATATCCGGATTGGATCAGGGGCAGTGCTGCTTCCGCATTATAAGCCATATAGGATAGCAGAGACTTATAATATGCTAGCCACACTTTTTCCAGGACGGATTGATATGGGACTGGGGCGTGCTCCCGGTGGATCTGCCGAAGCAACGATGGCATTATCAGATAATTTTCTTCAGAATGTTTACAAAATGCCAGAACTTGTTCAAGAACTTTTGTATTTTCTAAGAGATGAATTTCCGAAAGAACATCCTTTTTCAAATGTCTCTGCTGCTCCTATCCCAATGGTACCGCCTGAACCATGGATATTGGGAACAAGCGGGAAAAGTGCAAAACTTGCCGCAGAGAATGGCACTGCATACGCGTTTGGTGAATTCATGAGTGAAAGTGATGGCGTACAGAGTTTTCACCAGTACCGTGAGGACTTTCAAATAAAAGGGCTACTTAAAGCACCTAAAACGATCGTTACGGTTTCGGCCATATGTGCTGAAACGGAGGAACGTGCGAAAGAAATCGCTCTTAGCAACATTCTATGGAAAATTCAAAGTGGGCAAGGGGAAAGAAAGCAGGTTCCAAGTATAGAAGAGGTAATGAATCATGTTTGGACTGAAAAAGAAAAAGCACTGATGGAAACCATGAATAAAAAACTGATTTTTGGTACGCCTTCACAAGTGAAGTATCGGCTTTTTGAGATTCAGGAGAAATATCAAGCAGATGAAATGATGCTGATGACCATCACTCATAAGTTGGAGGATCGGCTTAATTCGTTTCGTTTGATTGCCAGGGAAATTCTTAACAGCTAA
- a CDS encoding AAA domain-containing protein, giving the protein MNSTVNYIKEWQQALQLEILHLKKYGSTKYLVSNGHLLTSDGSFNYYFETGSSVKIPVGSLVRLEWGGIKQDGRILSSEGKSIIIVFDRSLGDMIGEAFLYHDPWELLEQLIVRLDEIKRSKRKRLRIKRLMDPSMPQKHPLNEKQSSVKELYARSKFNPVTFVWGPPGTGKTYTLARTVANHYFQDKKVLVLSHSNQAVDVLMAEISSFIKKKDRFKEGDVLRYGSQIGDSLAIHDDIVTGQLLGKHEPTLVKEKEELGEEKRLLKYDLAGSFSKRDTDQLIEIEKKLAKVLEKIRQKEIQIVKEAKVIGTTLAKAANDETVYQKEYDLVILDEASMAYVPQVAFAAALAKHMIVCGDFKQLPPIASARDSLVKLWLKEDIFHRSGVAQSVEEGELHPHLFLLKEQRRMHPDISAFTNRVVYNNFVGDHKSVATSREGIMLSEPFANKAAALLDTSLAGEYCITERTSHSRMNLWQLLLSFQLIHEAYVGGSRSIGYVAPYRAQADLMEKLLDDLYEKERQTADIIAATVHRFQGSEREMMIFDTVDSYPQNRAGMLLTGRESERLINVAITRTKGKFVHVCDTSFVNKHVYRSKTLRQLVDHQTQNDQIVSKKDIGKWVKHQHPRLQWMHARKLGDFQKDIESTKQEMVIAVPDLNSLSEEWQHYLMKRNPAVKLTIISAKRNPDISSDHFIYSPVSFSFIIFDKRVVWLGLPVESNNRVQPPFIAARLDSQIMADELLSQFKKSE; this is encoded by the coding sequence ATGAATTCGACAGTAAATTATATAAAAGAATGGCAGCAGGCGCTTCAACTTGAGATCCTGCATTTGAAAAAGTATGGCAGCACAAAATACCTGGTTTCAAACGGCCATCTGCTTACAAGTGATGGTTCTTTCAATTATTATTTTGAAACAGGTTCATCGGTAAAAATCCCTGTCGGTTCCCTGGTTCGACTGGAATGGGGAGGGATTAAACAGGATGGAAGAATCCTATCATCAGAGGGGAAAAGTATAATCATTGTATTTGATCGTTCGTTAGGCGATATGATCGGTGAAGCCTTTTTATACCATGATCCCTGGGAGTTGCTGGAACAATTGATTGTCCGCTTGGATGAAATCAAGAGAAGCAAAAGGAAAAGACTTCGGATCAAACGCCTGATGGATCCGTCCATGCCCCAAAAACATCCTTTAAATGAAAAACAAAGCAGTGTGAAAGAATTATATGCGCGCTCGAAGTTCAATCCTGTCACTTTTGTTTGGGGACCCCCTGGTACAGGAAAAACCTATACTTTGGCTCGTACAGTAGCCAATCATTATTTTCAAGATAAAAAAGTTCTGGTTTTGTCCCATAGCAACCAGGCTGTCGATGTTTTGATGGCAGAAATTTCGTCATTCATTAAAAAGAAAGATCGTTTCAAAGAAGGCGATGTGCTTCGCTATGGATCTCAAATCGGTGACTCACTAGCCATCCATGATGATATTGTGACAGGGCAATTATTAGGTAAGCATGAACCGACATTAGTTAAAGAAAAAGAAGAGCTTGGCGAAGAAAAACGTCTATTAAAGTATGACTTGGCTGGGTCCTTCAGTAAAAGGGATACAGATCAATTAATTGAGATAGAAAAAAAGCTGGCCAAAGTCTTGGAGAAAATCCGCCAAAAAGAGATTCAAATCGTAAAAGAAGCAAAAGTCATCGGGACTACCTTGGCTAAAGCCGCAAATGACGAAACGGTTTATCAAAAAGAGTATGATCTGGTTATTTTGGACGAAGCGAGTATGGCTTACGTACCTCAGGTAGCTTTTGCTGCAGCGTTAGCCAAGCATATGATCGTTTGTGGTGATTTCAAACAATTGCCACCTATAGCTTCGGCTCGTGATTCCCTCGTGAAACTTTGGCTGAAGGAAGACATATTTCATAGGTCCGGTGTCGCCCAGTCTGTTGAAGAAGGAGAACTTCATCCTCATTTATTCCTATTAAAGGAACAGCGCCGCATGCATCCGGATATTTCAGCATTCACTAATCGTGTCGTCTATAACAATTTTGTTGGCGATCATAAGAGTGTTGCGACTAGCAGGGAGGGCATAATGCTGTCCGAACCCTTTGCCAATAAGGCAGCAGCACTTCTCGATACTAGCTTAGCAGGGGAATATTGCATCACTGAACGGACATCCCACTCGAGAATGAATTTATGGCAATTGCTTTTATCTTTTCAACTGATTCATGAAGCTTATGTGGGCGGATCAAGATCCATTGGATATGTTGCCCCTTATCGTGCTCAGGCAGACTTGATGGAAAAACTATTGGATGACTTATATGAAAAAGAACGGCAAACGGCGGATATTATCGCTGCAACTGTACATCGTTTCCAGGGAAGTGAACGTGAGATGATGATCTTTGACACTGTTGATAGTTACCCGCAAAACAGGGCTGGAATGTTATTGACAGGGAGAGAAAGTGAAAGGCTCATTAACGTGGCCATAACAAGGACTAAGGGTAAGTTCGTACATGTATGCGACACTTCATTTGTTAACAAACACGTTTACCGCAGCAAAACACTTCGTCAGCTTGTCGATCATCAAACTCAAAATGATCAGATTGTATCAAAGAAAGACATTGGAAAATGGGTTAAACACCAGCACCCGAGATTGCAATGGATGCATGCACGTAAATTGGGGGACTTTCAGAAGGATATTGAATCGACAAAACAAGAGATGGTTATCGCTGTTCCGGATTTGAACAGTTTGTCTGAAGAATGGCAGCATTATTTAATGAAACGAAACCCTGCAGTGAAATTGACAATCATTTCAGCAAAAAGAAACCCTGATATCAGCTCTGATCATTTTATTTATTCACCTGTTTCCTTTTCCTTTATCATCTTTGATAAAAGAGTTGTCTGGCTAGGTTTGCCCGTAGAGTCCAATAATCGGGTTCAGCCCCCATTTATAGCGGCTCGTTTGGATTCGCAAATAATGGCAGATGAATTACTATCACAATTCAAAAAAAGTGAATAG
- the pepF gene encoding oligoendopeptidase F — MQTFKSRDEIKIEETWNLKDIYDDQSNWEKDYQEVLKMTEKLKTYDGHIQSAQDLFDYLRLSEELGYIYNKLYVFAMLQADLDTRVTSSQALLDRAGKLGQKISNASAFFMPFLLSLEENTLKGYIKEIEGLKYFEEDLLDSFRYKAHVLSKEQEEVLSQIGEAFSAPQKTFGMINNADIKFGEVTNEDGERVELTRGMYSKLIEDDDRDKRKEAYFAYYQPYVQLKNTIASTLSTAIKNNVNLSKLRNYPSALEKSLFGDQVPKEVYDNLIMSTKQNIGPMHKYIHLRKKLLGVEELRAYDLSVPLVEGAKEEISYDDGFSLMVEALKPLGEEYITILKTFKEKRYIDVRETPGKRSGAYNLGLYGVHPFILLNHRDDLDSVFTLAHESGHGVHSYYSSKYQPQISAGYSIFVAEVASTVNEILLIRHLIKTTKDVQKKKHLLNHFIDSFKGTFFTQVMFAEFEKVVHEKAENDEPLNAEVFNTAYESIFRAYNGDEIIFDEEVKFGWSRIPHFYRPFYVYKYATGYVSAITIADKILSGDKKTLESYLTFLKSGSSDFPLELLKKTGVDLTKPDPIENAMKIFSDLVDQFTDLTEG, encoded by the coding sequence ATGCAAACGTTTAAATCGCGTGACGAAATAAAAATAGAAGAAACATGGAACTTAAAGGATATTTACGATGATCAGTCTAATTGGGAAAAAGATTATCAAGAAGTCCTGAAGATGACAGAAAAATTAAAAACTTACGATGGACATATTCAGTCGGCTCAAGATTTGTTCGATTATTTACGATTAAGTGAGGAACTTGGGTACATTTATAACAAGCTATATGTTTTTGCCATGCTGCAAGCGGATTTGGATACACGGGTAACCTCATCACAAGCATTGCTGGATCGGGCTGGTAAGTTAGGCCAGAAAATAAGTAATGCTTCTGCATTTTTCATGCCGTTTCTTTTGAGCCTGGAAGAAAACACATTAAAAGGGTACATAAAAGAAATCGAGGGTTTGAAATATTTTGAGGAGGATCTACTTGATTCCTTCCGCTATAAAGCCCATGTGTTATCGAAAGAACAAGAAGAGGTGCTTTCCCAAATAGGTGAAGCCTTTTCAGCACCACAAAAAACGTTCGGGATGATCAACAATGCTGATATTAAATTTGGGGAAGTTACGAATGAAGACGGCGAGAGGGTAGAGCTGACGCGAGGAATGTATTCCAAATTGATTGAAGACGATGATCGCGATAAAAGAAAAGAGGCCTATTTCGCCTATTATCAGCCATATGTACAATTGAAGAATACAATCGCTTCCACACTTTCCACGGCAATCAAGAATAATGTAAATCTGTCAAAACTAAGAAATTATCCATCTGCCTTGGAAAAATCATTATTTGGAGATCAAGTTCCAAAAGAGGTTTATGATAATTTGATTATGTCTACTAAGCAAAATATCGGACCTATGCATAAATACATTCATTTAAGAAAAAAACTGCTTGGGGTAGAAGAATTGCGTGCCTATGATTTAAGTGTACCTTTAGTTGAAGGCGCTAAAGAGGAGATTTCTTACGATGATGGCTTTTCTTTGATGGTGGAGGCGCTGAAACCTCTTGGCGAAGAGTATATCACAATCCTGAAAACCTTTAAGGAAAAAAGATATATCGACGTCAGGGAAACACCTGGAAAACGTTCAGGTGCTTACAATTTAGGACTTTATGGTGTTCACCCATTCATCTTATTAAACCACCGTGATGACTTAGACAGTGTATTTACACTTGCACATGAATCTGGACATGGCGTGCATTCATACTATAGCTCAAAATACCAACCGCAAATAAGTGCTGGGTATTCCATTTTTGTCGCTGAAGTTGCTTCCACTGTGAATGAAATCCTTTTGATTCGCCATTTAATTAAGACTACAAAAGATGTACAGAAGAAAAAACACTTACTTAACCATTTCATAGATAGTTTTAAAGGAACATTCTTCACACAGGTGATGTTTGCGGAGTTCGAAAAGGTCGTACATGAAAAAGCTGAAAATGATGAGCCTCTTAATGCCGAGGTTTTTAATACAGCCTATGAATCGATATTTCGTGCTTATAATGGAGATGAAATAATTTTCGATGAAGAAGTGAAGTTTGGCTGGTCACGCATCCCACACTTTTATCGTCCGTTTTATGTCTATAAATATGCTACTGGTTACGTTTCAGCCATTACAATCGCTGATAAGATCCTTTCTGGGGACAAAAAAACACTTGAAAGTTATTTGACTTTCTTGAAAAGCGGGAGTTCTGATTTCCCATTGGAGCTGCTTAAGAAAACAGGCGTAGATTTAACTAAACCTGATCCAATCGAAAATGCAATGAAGATTTTCAGCGATCTGGTCGACCAATTCACTGATTTGACAGAAGGCTAA
- a CDS encoding FMN-dependent NADH-azoreductase: MGGRTMSKVLFVKSNDRPADQAISVKMYETFLNTYKEANTNDEITELDLFKLNLPYYGNTAITALYKRNQGMELTEEEVEIADIVQQYLNQFLAADKVVFAFPLWNATVPAPLVTYISYLAQAGTTFKYTAEGPVGLAGGKKVALLNARGSDYALPGMDAGEMAEKYIKMNLNLWGITNPETVVIEGHNQYPDRSQDIVAEGLAKVAETAAKF; encoded by the coding sequence ATTGGGGGAAGAACAATGTCTAAAGTATTATTTGTTAAATCAAATGACCGCCCAGCGGATCAAGCTATTAGTGTCAAAATGTATGAAACGTTTTTGAACACATATAAGGAAGCAAATACTAACGATGAAATAACTGAATTGGATTTATTTAAACTGAACTTACCTTACTACGGAAATACAGCAATCACTGCCCTATATAAACGCAACCAAGGCATGGAATTGACTGAGGAAGAAGTGGAGATTGCCGATATCGTGCAACAATACTTGAATCAATTCCTTGCTGCCGATAAAGTAGTTTTTGCCTTCCCGTTATGGAACGCAACGGTTCCGGCACCATTGGTGACTTATATTTCTTATCTTGCTCAAGCGGGAACAACGTTCAAATATACAGCTGAAGGCCCAGTCGGCTTAGCTGGAGGTAAAAAAGTGGCATTACTTAATGCGCGCGGATCCGATTATGCATTGCCTGGAATGGATGCTGGCGAAATGGCAGAGAAATACATTAAGATGAATTTAAACTTATGGGGCATAACAAACCCAGAAACAGTTGTAATCGAGGGACATAATCAATACCCAGATCGCTCCCAGGATATCGTTGCAGAAGGATTGGCGAAAGTTGCTGAAACTGCAGCAAAATTCTAA
- a CDS encoding YqcI/YcgG family protein, whose amino-acid sequence MLTANSSLLTKEDMTNPDRVPQWLIKEYQTFHNTVTDKTFPCYFGMKAENKGELRYAYITQEDWTNLPKAVESFLDLFQEPPYIRHGLFVFMEPESIEGDLEFYRKRFWDILQYLHKADKKPWPIEKPKDPEHYLWDYHFAGEPIFVFGNAPAYKQRKTRDLGNSLVLGFQPRMIFEGLEGTEKGGIMSREKVRERVEKWDNLPKHPDISHFGDVNHNEWKQFFIGDDIEPIKGKCPFHHKELT is encoded by the coding sequence ATGCTGACTGCTAATTCAAGTTTGTTAACAAAAGAAGATATGACAAATCCCGATCGAGTGCCGCAATGGCTAATTAAGGAATATCAAACATTCCATAATACAGTGACCGATAAAACCTTTCCTTGTTATTTTGGTATGAAAGCTGAAAATAAAGGGGAACTTCGCTATGCTTATATCACACAGGAAGATTGGACCAATCTCCCAAAAGCAGTGGAAAGCTTTCTTGATTTATTTCAGGAACCACCATATATCAGGCATGGCCTTTTTGTCTTTATGGAGCCTGAATCGATAGAGGGTGATTTAGAATTTTACCGTAAAAGGTTTTGGGATATCCTGCAATACCTACATAAAGCGGATAAAAAACCTTGGCCAATTGAGAAGCCGAAAGATCCCGAGCATTATTTATGGGATTATCATTTTGCAGGGGAGCCAATTTTTGTATTTGGTAATGCACCTGCTTATAAACAGCGGAAAACCCGGGATTTAGGAAATAGCCTTGTACTTGGATTTCAACCCCGGATGATCTTTGAAGGCTTGGAAGGAACGGAAAAAGGCGGAATCATGTCGCGTGAAAAAGTTCGGGAACGAGTGGAGAAATGGGATAACCTTCCTAAACATCCTGATATCAGTCACTTTGGAGATGTAAATCATAATGAATGGAAACAATTTTTCATAGGGGATGATATAGAACCGATAAAAGGAAAGTGCCCATTCCACCATAAAGAGTTAACTTAA
- a CDS encoding alpha/beta-type small acid-soluble spore protein, whose translation MARRRKILVSEARKGLDDLKAKVAGTKDPEEAKFEVAKEMGVPLKKDYNGELTSKQNGKIGGKLGGGMVKELIKMAQENLGKKH comes from the coding sequence TTGGCTAGGAGAAGGAAAATTCTAGTATCTGAAGCTCGAAAAGGACTCGATGATTTAAAAGCCAAAGTTGCTGGTACAAAGGATCCCGAAGAAGCAAAGTTTGAAGTAGCAAAAGAAATGGGCGTACCGCTGAAAAAAGATTATAACGGTGAACTGACATCCAAGCAGAATGGAAAAATAGGCGGAAAGTTAGGCGGAGGCATGGTCAAGGAACTTATTAAGATGGCACAGGAGAACTTAGGAAAAAAACATTAA
- a CDS encoding iron-containing alcohol dehydrogenase, translating into MKVNVHSNFWLRSSVYSGTNTRSLIPDLFNGLGAKRILVVSDAGLVNAGVVKNVAETFEQQKLGARAEIVGQFLDVTQDAASECVNKALEYAREVNADAILAIGGGSVIDTAKALKFGLYKGITDINDSIPSGYLYEGFPKAQSMNIPHISVATTAGTGSEVSPIAVIYNEHKKVKMNIYNAFLSSDVAILDPELTVGLPSDITAFTGADALTHAIEAIVSPAATSITDAYAYQAIRVIERNLPRAVKDGTGIEARKEMLHGSMMGITAFCSALNAIPVHNFAHAYGALFRIPHGLANAVLLPVVMESIPDLYLPKAHLIAEAFSVKIHDEDSEGVLAKVVETLRAFLSDLGLPSDFGDYGINQSDMVRILKAVMTDPAATNYPMSEELIMSVVSRVSPVRIN; encoded by the coding sequence ATGAAGGTGAACGTTCATTCGAATTTTTGGTTAAGGTCTTCAGTTTACAGTGGCACTAACACTCGTTCACTCATTCCGGACCTATTCAACGGTCTCGGGGCTAAAAGGATTCTAGTCGTGAGTGATGCAGGCTTGGTAAATGCAGGTGTCGTTAAAAATGTTGCCGAAACTTTTGAGCAACAGAAATTAGGTGCCAGAGCTGAAATAGTTGGACAGTTTCTGGATGTTACACAGGACGCAGCTAGTGAATGTGTAAACAAAGCATTGGAATATGCACGCGAAGTGAATGCCGATGCCATACTTGCCATTGGTGGAGGGAGTGTCATTGATACAGCAAAGGCATTGAAATTCGGATTATATAAAGGAATTACGGATATAAATGATTCGATACCAAGCGGTTATCTGTATGAGGGTTTTCCAAAAGCCCAATCGATGAATATCCCGCATATTTCCGTAGCCACAACAGCAGGGACCGGTTCTGAAGTATCCCCGATCGCAGTCATATATAATGAACATAAGAAAGTCAAAATGAATATATACAATGCTTTTTTAAGTTCGGATGTTGCCATTCTAGATCCCGAATTAACAGTCGGACTGCCGTCTGACATTACGGCGTTTACTGGTGCAGATGCATTGACCCATGCAATTGAAGCGATCGTTTCACCTGCAGCGACATCAATAACGGATGCATATGCTTATCAGGCCATTCGAGTTATTGAAAGAAACTTACCGAGGGCGGTAAAGGACGGAACGGGTATTGAGGCAAGGAAGGAAATGCTGCATGGCAGCATGATGGGAATCACTGCATTTTGCAGTGCACTGAATGCGATTCCGGTTCATAACTTTGCCCACGCATATGGGGCGTTATTCCGTATTCCGCATGGATTGGCCAATGCCGTATTATTACCGGTCGTCATGGAATCAATTCCGGATTTATATCTTCCAAAGGCCCATTTGATAGCCGAAGCCTTTAGCGTGAAAATACATGATGAAGATTCAGAAGGGGTCTTAGCGAAAGTGGTAGAAACGCTCCGTGCTTTCCTATCTGATCTTGGGCTGCCCTCCGACTTCGGCGACTATGGAATTAACCAGTCAGATATGGTAAGAATTCTTAAAGCAGTAATGACGGATCCAGCTGCCACTAATTACCCGATGTCGGAGGAATTAATAATGTCAGTAGTTTCAAGAGTTTCACCCGTGAGAATTAATTAA